In Nymphaea colorata isolate Beijing-Zhang1983 chromosome 13, ASM883128v2, whole genome shotgun sequence, one DNA window encodes the following:
- the LOC116266856 gene encoding alcohol dehydrogenase 1-like isoform X2: MATAGQVIRCKAAVAWEAGKPLVIEEVEVAPPQAMEVRINILFTALCHTDVYFWEAKGQKPLFPRIFGHEAGGIVESVGEGVTDLQPGDHVLPVFTGECGECAHCKSEESNMCDLLRINTDRGVMLADGKSRFSIKGQPIYHFVGTSTFSEYTVVHVGCLAKVNSKAPLDKVCVLSCGISTGFGATVNVAKPKKGQSVAVFGLGAVGLAAAEGARVAGASRIIGIDLNPNRFEEAKKFGCTEFLNPKDYDKPIQEVIAEKTNGGVDRSVECTGNINAMISAFECVHDGWGVAVLVGVPHQDAVFKTHPINFLNEKTLKGTFYGNYKTRTHIPGVVELYMKKELELDKFITHQIPFSEINEAFDLMLSGQGIRCVMTMDS; this comes from the exons ATGGCTACCGCTGGGCAAGTCATCCGTTGCAAAG CTGCTGTTGCCTGGGAGGCGGGGAAGCCATTGGTGATCGAAGAGGTCGAGGTGGCACCACCCCAAGCCATGGAAGTCAGGATAAACATCCTCTTCACTGCCCTCTGTCACACTGATGTGTACTTCTGGGAAGCAAAG GGGCAGAAGCCATTGTTCCCCAGAATTTTTGGACATGAGGCTGGGGG GATTGTTGAAAGTGTCGGTGAAGGCGTGACTGATCTTCAGCCTGGTGACCATGTTCTCCCTGTCTTCACTGGGGAATGTGGGGAATGTGCACACTGCAAGTCTGAAGAGAGCAACATGTGCGATCTTCTCAGGATCAACACGGACAGGGGAGTGATGCTTGCTGATGGGAAATCAAGGTTCTCCATTAAAGGGCAGCCCATCTATCACTTTGTTGGCACCTCCACCTTCAGTGAATACACAGTTGTACATGTCGGTTGCCTTGCCAAGGTCAATTCAAAGGCTCCTCTGGACAAAGTTTGTGTCCTTAGCTGTGGAATTTCAACAG GATTTGGAGCCACTGTTAATGTGGCTAAGCCAAAGAAGGGTCAAAGTGTGGCTGTTTTTGGCTTGGGTGCTGTAGGCCTTGCT GCCGCTGAAGGTGCAAGGGTCGCTGGAGCTTCACGAATTATTGGAATTGATCTGAACCCCAACAGATTTGAAGAAG CGAAGAAATTTGGTTGCACAGAGTTTCTGAACCCCAAGGACTATGATAAACCCATTCAAGAG GTGATTGCAGAAAAGACCAATGGTGGGGTTGACAGGAGTGTTGAGTGCACAGGGAACATCAATGCCATGATATCGGCCTTTGAGTGTGTTCATGAT GGATGGGGTGTTGCCGTTCTGGTTGGTGTCCCACACCAAGACGCAGTATTCAAGACACACCCCATCAACTTCTTGAATGAGAAAACACTGAAGGGAACGTTCTATGGTAACTACAAGACACGCACTCACATCCCCGGGGTGGTTGAGTTATACATGAAGAag GAGCTGGAGTTGGACAAATTCATCACTCACCAAATTCCATTCTCTGAAATCAACGAGGCCTTTGATTTGATGCTGAGTGGCCAAGGCATTCGCTGTGTGATGACCATGGATTCTTGA
- the LOC116266856 gene encoding alcohol dehydrogenase 1-like isoform X1, which yields MFPGKRENVLDRSPSPDLCFLLLAFVPDLSLFCGYGCFGSAAVAWEAGKPLVIEEVEVAPPQAMEVRINILFTALCHTDVYFWEAKGQKPLFPRIFGHEAGGIVESVGEGVTDLQPGDHVLPVFTGECGECAHCKSEESNMCDLLRINTDRGVMLADGKSRFSIKGQPIYHFVGTSTFSEYTVVHVGCLAKVNSKAPLDKVCVLSCGISTGFGATVNVAKPKKGQSVAVFGLGAVGLAAAEGARVAGASRIIGIDLNPNRFEEAKKFGCTEFLNPKDYDKPIQEVIAEKTNGGVDRSVECTGNINAMISAFECVHDGWGVAVLVGVPHQDAVFKTHPINFLNEKTLKGTFYGNYKTRTHIPGVVELYMKKELELDKFITHQIPFSEINEAFDLMLSGQGIRCVMTMDS from the exons ATGTTTccaggaaaaagggaaaacgtACTCGACAGATCTCCTTCTCCTGATCTTTGTTTTCTGCTTCTTGCTTTTGTGCCTGATCTCTCTCTATTTTGTGGCTATGGGTGTTTTGGTTCAGCTGCTGTTGCCTGGGAGGCGGGGAAGCCATTGGTGATCGAAGAGGTCGAGGTGGCACCACCCCAAGCCATGGAAGTCAGGATAAACATCCTCTTCACTGCCCTCTGTCACACTGATGTGTACTTCTGGGAAGCAAAG GGGCAGAAGCCATTGTTCCCCAGAATTTTTGGACATGAGGCTGGGGG GATTGTTGAAAGTGTCGGTGAAGGCGTGACTGATCTTCAGCCTGGTGACCATGTTCTCCCTGTCTTCACTGGGGAATGTGGGGAATGTGCACACTGCAAGTCTGAAGAGAGCAACATGTGCGATCTTCTCAGGATCAACACGGACAGGGGAGTGATGCTTGCTGATGGGAAATCAAGGTTCTCCATTAAAGGGCAGCCCATCTATCACTTTGTTGGCACCTCCACCTTCAGTGAATACACAGTTGTACATGTCGGTTGCCTTGCCAAGGTCAATTCAAAGGCTCCTCTGGACAAAGTTTGTGTCCTTAGCTGTGGAATTTCAACAG GATTTGGAGCCACTGTTAATGTGGCTAAGCCAAAGAAGGGTCAAAGTGTGGCTGTTTTTGGCTTGGGTGCTGTAGGCCTTGCT GCCGCTGAAGGTGCAAGGGTCGCTGGAGCTTCACGAATTATTGGAATTGATCTGAACCCCAACAGATTTGAAGAAG CGAAGAAATTTGGTTGCACAGAGTTTCTGAACCCCAAGGACTATGATAAACCCATTCAAGAG GTGATTGCAGAAAAGACCAATGGTGGGGTTGACAGGAGTGTTGAGTGCACAGGGAACATCAATGCCATGATATCGGCCTTTGAGTGTGTTCATGAT GGATGGGGTGTTGCCGTTCTGGTTGGTGTCCCACACCAAGACGCAGTATTCAAGACACACCCCATCAACTTCTTGAATGAGAAAACACTGAAGGGAACGTTCTATGGTAACTACAAGACACGCACTCACATCCCCGGGGTGGTTGAGTTATACATGAAGAag GAGCTGGAGTTGGACAAATTCATCACTCACCAAATTCCATTCTCTGAAATCAACGAGGCCTTTGATTTGATGCTGAGTGGCCAAGGCATTCGCTGTGTGATGACCATGGATTCTTGA
- the LOC116266857 gene encoding alcohol dehydrogenase 1-like — protein sequence MATAGQVIRCKAAVSWEAGKPLVIEEVEVAPPQAMEVRVKILFTALCHTDVYFWEAKGQKPLFPRIFGHEAGGIVESAGEGVTDLKPGDHVLPVFTGECGECVHCKSEESNMCDLLRINTDRGVMLADGQSRFSIRGQPIYHFVGTSTFSEYTVVHAGCLAKVNPEAPLDKVCVLSCGISTGFGATVNVAKPKKGQTVAVFGLGAVGLAAAEGARFAGASRIIGVDLNPNRFEEAKKFGCTEFLNPKDYDRPIQEVIAEMTNGGVDRSVECTGNINAMISAFECVHDGWGVAVLVGVPHQEAVFKTHPINFLNEKTLKGTFYGNYKTRTDIPGVVELYMKKELELEKFITHHIPFSEINKAFDLMLSGQGIRCVMTMDH from the exons ATGGCTACTGCTGGTCAAGTCATCCGTTGCAAAG CTGCTGTTTCATGGGAGGCAGGCAAGCCATTGGTGATTGAAGAGGTTGAGGTGGCACCACCCCAAGCCATGGAGGTCAGGGTGAAGATCCTCTTCACTGCTCTCTGCCACACCGATGTCTACTTCTGGGAAGCAAAG GGACAGAAACCTTTGTTTCCTAGAATCTTTGGCCATGAAGCTGGAGG GATCGTTGAGAGTGCTGGTGAAGGTGTAACTGACCTTAAACCTGGCGACCATGTCCTCCCTGTCTTCACTGGGGAATGTGGTGAATGTGTTCACTGCAAGTCTGAAGAGAGTAACATGTGTGATCTTCTGAGGATCAACACTGACAGGGGAGTGATGCTTGCTGATGGGCAATCAAGGTTCTCCATTAGAGGGCAGCCCATCTATCACTTTGTTGGCACCTCCACCTTCAGTGAATACACAGTTGTGCATGCAGGTTGCCTTGCCAAGGTCAACCCAGAGGCTCCTCTCGACAAAGTCTGTGTCCTCAGCTGTGGAATTTCAACAG GTTTTGGTGCCACTGTTAATGTTGCTAAACCAAAGAAAGGCCAAACAGTGGCTGTTTTTGGCTTGGGTGCTGTTGGCCTTGCA GCCGCCGAGGGTGCAAGGTTCGCTGGTGCTTCAAGGATCATTGGAGTTGATCTGAACCCCAACAGATTTGAAGAAG CAAAGAAGTTTGGCTGCACAGAGTTCCTAAACCCAAAGGACTATGACAGACCTATTCAGGAG GTGATTGCTGAAATGACAAATGGTGGTGTTGATAGAAGTGTTGAGTGCACTGGGAATATCAATGCCATGATTTCTGCCTTTGAATGTGTTCATGAT GGATGGGGGGTAGCTGTTCTGGTTGGTGTCCCCCACCAAGAAGCAGTATTCAAGACACACCCCATCAACTTCTTGAATGAGAAAACTCTAAAGGGAACTTTCTATGGTAACTATAAAACACGTACTGACATCCCCGGGGTCGTTGAATTATACATGAAGaag GAGCTTGAGTTGGAGAAGTTCATCACACACCATATTCCATTTTCTGAAATCAACAAGGCCTTTGATCTGATGCTTAGTGGCCAAGGTATTCGCTGTGTAATGACGATGGATCATTAG